A region from the Azospirillaceae bacterium genome encodes:
- a CDS encoding DUF2335 domain-containing protein, whose product MAKSPAEATLAISRIVEVVAAYQGPLPLPAHFEHYDRVLPGSAERILSMAEREQAHRHYVDRFNGFGSLALAFGGVMSAILVCLAIIGGIIYCAGQGWTPAVVALGGLGLVGIVTAFLNAPAVFGRRSEVAADAQAPRPHAKGPAKKAAKGAGRSH is encoded by the coding sequence GTGGCGAAATCCCCGGCGGAGGCCACCTTGGCCATCAGCCGCATTGTCGAAGTGGTTGCCGCATATCAGGGCCCCCTGCCGCTTCCTGCCCATTTCGAACATTACGATCGCGTCTTGCCGGGCAGTGCGGAGCGCATCCTGTCCATGGCGGAACGTGAACAGGCGCACCGCCATTACGTGGACCGATTCAACGGCTTCGGGTCCCTGGCCCTGGCGTTCGGCGGGGTTATGTCGGCCATCCTGGTGTGCCTGGCCATCATCGGCGGCATCATCTATTGCGCCGGCCAGGGCTGGACGCCGGCCGTGGTCGCCCTGGGCGGCCTGGGGCTGGTGGGTATCGTCACCGCCTTCCTGAATGCCCCGGCCGTGTTCGGGCGCCGTTCCGAAGTGGCGGCGGATGCCCAAGCCCCAAGGCCTCACGCCAAGGGGCCTGCCAAGAAGGCCGCCAAAGGGGCCGGCCGGTCCCACTGA